The genomic segment TTAACAAGACGCAAAGCCTTTAGCAGGGTCATGTGATTCTCCAGTGCCCGTCTGGATGCCCACTGAATCACGGGTCCGTCAGCCAGCGGATCTGAATAGGGTATACCAAGTTCCAATGCACTTGCCCCGAAATCCTGAAGCACAGAAGCCAGATCCACTGTGGCTTCCGCATTCGGATCACCGGTTGTAATAAATGGTATAAACATCATGCCTCTTTCTTTATTCACATATTCGTTCATACGGCTCATTCTTCCAGCCCCCTTTCCGATTTTCTTTTTTCAAGTACATGCCATACGGTATGAACATCTTTATCCCCACGCCCCGACAGGCAGACCAGTATTGACTGAGATCTGTCCATCTTTCTGGCCACTTTCATGGCGAGCGCAAGGCCATGTGCACTTTCAATTGCCGGAAGAATACCTTCGTATTTACTCAGCTTCAGCAGTGCATCGATCGCTTCATCATCTGTAATTGCCTCATAATGAGCCCGCCCGGAATCCCTCAGAAAGGCATGCTCCGGACCGATTCCGGGATAATCAAGCCCTGCAGATATGGAATAAGGTTCAGTGATCTGCCCGTTCTTATCCTGAAGGAGATAAGTCATCGCCCCGTGTATAACACCTAAACTGCCCTTTGTCAGGGTCGCTGCATGTTCTCCTGTTTCCGTACCTTTTCCGCCGGCTTCTGCTCCATACAGTTTAACCTTATCTTTAAGAAAAGCGGTAAACAGCCCCATGGCATTGCTGCCTCCACCTACACAGGCACATGCTGCATCGGGGAGCCTGCCCGTCATATCCATCATTTGCTTTCTGGCTTCATCACCGATAATCCGCTGAAAATCACGAACAATCATCGGATAAGGGTGCGGACCGACAACTGAGCCGTCAATGTACGCCGTATCTTCGACATGAGCAGCCCAGTATCTCAGTGCTTCATTGATTGCGTCCTTCAAGGTTCCATTCCCATTTGAAACGGATACGACTTCAGCTCCAAGCAGTCTCATTCTGAAAACATTCAATGCCTGTCTTTCTACATCTGTCGCACCCATAAATACTTTACAGGGCATTCCGAAATAGGCAGCCACTGTAGCTGTAGCCACACCGTGCTGACCTGCTCCGGTTTCAGCGATCATATTTTTCTTTCCCATCCTCCTCGCCAGGAGTGCCTGACCAACTGCGTTATTTATTTTATGAGCACCGGTGTGGTTGAGGTCTTCTCTCTTTAAATAGATTTTTGCACCACCTGTTGCAGCACTCAGCCTCCGGCACAGGGTAACGGGAGTGGGACGCCCCGAGTATTCCTGAAGAATCTGATGGTATTTTTCCAGAAAGTGCGAGTCATGAATCGCCTCGTTAAACCCCTTCTCCAGTTCCAGCAGCGCATGCATTAATGTTTCCGGTACATACTGGCCGCCGAATTTTCCATAACGGCCCTTCCTGTTTATTGGCTTCATTGTCTCAGTCTGAGGCTGTTTGAGCATCGTTTATCCACACCTTTTCTTCGATTTTCCGCATCAGATGACAGTCTTTCCGAAAATGGCTTTCTATACCGGATGAGATGTCAATCCCCGAAGGCTGGAAAGCAAGAAGATGTTGGATATTTTCCGGCTTGACACCTCCGGCAATCAGACAGGGAACATGTTGTTCTTTTGCTTCAGCTTCATAAGCAGGGACACTGTTCCAGTCAAATGTTTTTCCGGTTCCGCCCATCATACCCTTCACTTTTGTATCGATCACAAATCCGTCGACCATTCCACTGTACGAATGCATCATTTCTACTGTATCCGGTCCGTGATGGATGGTTTTCCAGACGCTTACGCCAGTCGTTCTGCGTATATCAGCGGTTTCCCGCGGAGATTCATGACCATGCAGCTGGATCACATCCAATGCTACATATCCGAGCACGTCTGAAATCTTTTCTATAGAATCATCAGCAAATACGCCAACCAGCTTCTTCCCGCCGCTATCACCCAGTTCTTTCAGCCAGCGTGACACTTCCGGCGCCTGTACTACTCTTTCACTTCTTACCGTAAAAATAAAACCTATAAAATCTGCCCGGCTTTGCACTGAACATTTCAGGTCGCTGAATGAATGATTGCCACAATATTTAAGTAGAGGGCGCAATGTCGCTCACTTCCCCGCCGAACAGATCACGAATTTTATCAGATGGCGAATGGGCACGGATTAGAGTTTCTCCGACAAGGGCGGCATCCGCACCACACATTTTCAGATAGTTTACATCATCTGCCCGTCGTACACCGGATTCAGCAATGAAAATCACATCATCTGGAATCAGTTTGCGGATTTGCTCCGTCACGGTAAGATCCGTTTTGAATGTTTTCAAATTACGGTTATTAGCACCCATTATCTCCGGTGTGAAAAGGGACAGAACAGCATCTGCCTCCTCCGGCCGATGCACCTCTACCAGACATTCAATATGACGTTCCTGTGCAGCCAGATAAAACTCATGCAATTGGTTCGGATCAAGTGCGGCAGCAATTAATAAAATGGCATCTGCCCCGGCACGGTCCGCTTCCTCAATCTGCCGGTCATCGATGATGAAATCCTTTCTCAGAACAGGAAGTGAAACGGATTGTACGACTTTGACCAGATTCTCCAGCGAACCATGAAAATACGTTTGATCTGTCAGCACACTGATGGCATCCGCACCCGCCTGTTCATAGGATCTTGCGATTGCGTCCGGATCGAGCTGCTTTCTGAAAAAGCCTTTTGAAGGAGAGGCCTGTTTGACTTCGGCAATTAATCCGAGGGCATGCCGCGGATGACCGAGTGCCTTTTTCAGTGAACGCTTCTTTCGTCTGATTAACCTCTCCGGCATTTGAAACCGGGACAGCTCTTCTTTTTTGGTTGTCATAATCTTTCCCAGAAAATCTTCATGCATGAGTGGTCACACCTGCTTCATGACGCAGAAGATCAAGCTGTTTCATGCCTTTTCCTGAATCAATCGCTTCAGCAGCTTCATGCACACCTTCTGCAATTGAAGCAGTCTCGCCGGCAACAAAAAGAGCCGCTCCGGTGTTCAGCAAAATCGCATTTACTGCCGACTGGTTATCTGTGTTCCCGGACAGTACAGCTTCAATCAGCCTCGCACTTTCTTCCGGATTGTTGACTTTGATCTCATCCAGATGACCACGTTTCAGACCGACATCTTCAGGCGTCAGTGTAAAAGGACTTGCGGTATTTCCTTCGATCAGGAAACCGTTCGTGCGACCACCAATCGTCAATTCATCCATGCCATCCTCTCCGGTAACAACCAGGGTACGTGTTGATCCAAGATGAATGATCGCATCCGCATAGGCTTTGGCTGCGTCTCTGCTGTAAACACCCAGCAGCTGACGCCCTGGACCCGCCGGATTCGTCAGGGGACCAAGTAAATTGAATATTGTCCGGAAACCCAGCGCCTTTCGCGGCCCGACAGCATACTTCATCGAAGCATGATAAAGTGGAGCAAAAAGAAAACACATATGCGTCCGGTCAAGCAGTCCGGCCGCTTCTTCCGGAGCAGCCTGGACGGATATACCCAGCGCTTCAAGAACATCTGCTGCTCCGCTTGTTGATGAAACCGAACGATTGCCGTGCTTAGCTACATTCACACCGAGCGATGAAGCAAGAATGGCGCTTGCTGTAGAGATATTAAAGGTCGCTGTTCCGTCACCGCCTGTCCCAACGATATCAAGCAATTCCTTATTGTAGTGCAGGTGCCTGGCATGCTTTCTCATGCCTCTGACACACCCGGTCAGTTCATCTGTCGTTTCACCGCGCAGACTCAGCATAGAAAGAAATCCGGCAATCTGATCAGATGATGCCTTCCCTTCCATGAGTTCACTCATCATCTCTTCTGCTTCCCCGCTGTCAGTGTCCGTCCTTCCGCCAGATCCTTAAGTTTTTCCTGAAACATGCTCCCACTCCTCTTTTTTTTATGAGGAATGAGCATTGTGAGGTTATTGAGAGGCGAAACATAGAACATTCATTTATGCCTGCTGATCATATTAAAACCCGCAGACAGAGTGCCTGCGGGTATCATTATCGTTCATATTCACCCTCAACTCTGCTCAACTAAGCTCATTCTCTTCTGATCTTACTCTGTCGACGGTATCCTCCGATACTGTCCGGCATTGAAACTTTTCAAAGTGTAATCTCATCATAGTCAATTGATTCTGATCTGTCAATATGAAAGATGTATCATGGCTTTACAGAAGGCGCGTCTGTCACTGCATCTTTTCATAGAAGAACGTTTCCGCCGGACGCAATAAATAGTGTTCGGGATGGAATATCTGCTCTGTGCTTCCGACAAAAAGAAGGCCATCCTTACGGAGTGCACCACTCAGTTTAGGATAGATGAGCCTTTTTCCTTCCTCCGTGAAGTAAATCAGTACGTTGCGGCAGACGATAAGATCGAATGTACCCGGAGCCGGGTCACTCAGCAGATTATTCTGATAAAAGCGGATGGATTTTTTCATCGAATGATTTACTGTACAGGTCATACCGTTCTGCGTGAAATAGGCCCTGCGTTCTTTTGCAGACAGTTCCTTTAAAGCAGTAGACGGATACTGTCCCTCCGACGCTTTTTGTAAAACGTCACGGTCAATGTCTGTAGCAGTAATATGAAATGCATGATCCGGTAAATACTTCTTAAGCAGTATGACGAGAGAATAGGCTTCTTCGCCTGTAGAACAGGCTGCACTCCAGACATTTAATCTCGACCGTTCAGCTGCCAGCCTGCTTATTCTCTGTTCAAGCACTGCCCAGCGCGGACGATTCCTGAAAAATTCTGTGACATTGATCGTTATCCGGTTCAGACATTCATTAAGCAGCTTTTCCGATTGCTGTAATGCATAAAAGTAGCGGACAAAAGAAGAAAACCCCCTTTTTGCCCGCAATGTACTTAAACGTCTGCGCATCTGTTCTTCTTTATAGTACACCAGGTTTATACCCGTAAGTTGCAAGAAAAGGTTTTTAAACTGTTCATAATCCGGATCTGCCGCCTGTTTCATTCCGTATCACCTGCAGATTCAGTATGTAACAAGTTCTTTTTCAGAGAAGAACAGATGGATTTCACGTGATGCACTTTCCGAAGAATCGGATCCATGAATGACATTCCGGTTAACCTTTGTCGCAAAATCGCCACGGATAGAACCTGGTGTTGCTTCCTCCGGGTCAGTTGTTCCCATCATTAACCGGGAAAGTTTGATAATATTATCCCCCTCCCATACCATAGCAAAAACGGGGCCGGACGTCATAAAAGTGATCAGATCCTGATAGAAGGGACGGCCTTCATGTTCCTTATAATGCTTTCTGACGAGTTCATCAGATATGTTCATCAGTTTCCCCGCAACCATTTTAAATCCCTTCGCTTCAAATCGTGCGATAATTTGTCCTATCAGTCCTCGCCGGACAGCATCGGGTTTGATCATAAGAAAGGTTCTTTCCATCTTACTTAGATTCCTCCTTGTAGACAATACTTTTCTTTATGATGATTTTCATGTATGTATCCAGATTTTAAAAGCAGTTAATATTTTCTTTCACCGACATAAGCGGTCATTTCCCTTAATAATCCAGTCACCTTTTGATCCGGCAATTCGTCGAGTATTCCCTCCGCTTTTCTTAAATAGCGGTCACTGAGTGACTGTGCCTCCTCTATCGCCTGTGAATCTCTGATCTTTCCAATGACATCGTCCCAATCATCATCGGAGGGTTCAGCTTCAGTCAGCACTGAGACAATAGCATCATGCAGTTCAGGGTTTCTCAGAGCGTAAAATACAGGCAGGGTAATATTTCCATTTCTCAGATCACTGCCTGCCGGTTTTCCAAGCTGCCTTTCGTTACCGACAAAATCAAGGATATCATCAGTTATCTGATAACTCATACCGAGAAAATAACCGTAGTAGTAGAGTTTTCTTGACAATGAAGTGTCACATCCCGCTGCCATCGCCCCAAGCTGACAGCTAAGTGCCATAAGAATGGCTGTTTTTCGTTTAATACGGCGTAAGTATGTTCTGAGATTCTGCTTCCAGTTTCGAAGATGTCTGATTTGATCAATCTCACCAAGGCTCAGATCCCGGATGACCCTGGATATCTGCCGATGTGCTTCCGGATGGTCAAAAGCTGAAATTAATTTAATGGCACACGCAAAGATATAGTCCCCTGTAAAAATTGCGACACGATTATCCCATTTTGCTTTTACAGTGGGTCTTCCACGACGGAGTTCCGAGTTATCAACCACATCGTCATGAACCAGAGAGGCCATATGGATCAACTCGAGCATCACCGCGGAAACGCTTACTTCATGTCGACCCGGATCACCGTATCGAGAGGCCATCAAAGCGAGCATAGGGCGTATTCGCTTCCCTCCTGCACGGAGTAACTCGAGGCCCGCTTCATGCAGTAATGGGTGCGGCGCTTCAAGAGCCATTTCCAGATATTTCTCGATCGTTTTCAGCTCTTTTTTTGTTCCTGCATAAATTTGTCCAAGAACCATATCATTCACCCTTCATCCGGTTTCTCGGCACGATGAATCGCAGCGATACCGCCCATCAATGAACGGATCGTGACATGTGTAAACCCCGCCTCGTAAAACAAGCGCGCCAGAGTATCCCTGTCCGGAAATTTCATTGTTGATTCGTTTAGCCAGGCGTACTCTTTGTAACTTCCGGCAAACAGTTTCCCAAGAAGAGGCATGACGTACTTGAAATAAAAAAAGTACAATTGTCTGTATACAGGAATGTTTGGCTTTGATGTTTCGAGACAGACAAGTACACCTCCCGGTTTGAGCACTCTTCTGATTTCCCGGAGAACAGTCAGGTAATCCGGTACATTTCGCAGGCCAAACCCGATGGTTGCACGGTCAAACTGGCTGTCTTCATAGGGAATGGCCATCGCATCTCCGTTTACGAGTGTAATGTTTTCCAGCTGCGTTGCCATGATCTTTGATCTTGCCACTTTCAGCATATTGTCACTAAAATCAAGTCCGATGACATGGCCGTTCTTTCCAACATCCTCTGCAAGTTGCATCGTCCAGTCTCCGGTTCCGCAGCATACGTCAATACATGTCGAACCTGACTCCGCCGCTACAGCTTCATCTGCTATCTTTCTCCAGGTTTTGTGACGATTAAAACTGATCAGTGAGTTCATCGTATCGTATTTCCTGTAAATCGTCTGAAACACCTGATGGACCTTTTTGTGTTTCTGATCCTGTTCATTCATTTCCCCATTATTCCTCTCCTGCTGTACACCGGCAAATCGTGTTTAACCGACTGCTTAGATCTGTTATCAAATCAGAGAAGCCGCCACCGGGTATCATGGAACGTTTTATTCGTTCATTAAACCGGGCTTCTGCTCTTTTTATTTCCTCATTCATCAGCTGCCGAAGTACTGCCCGATCATCAGTTATATGATCAGACAGAAAACGGAATAAAAATGAATCATAACCATTTTTCTGCTGAAGCATATCATTCTTTGAAAGCAATTTACACAGAAAAAAGTCACTTAAGGCAGGGACGAGCCAGTCATATCCCAGTTTAGCAGCGACATGTGAAATAAGGGCACTCTCAATTCTTGCCAGAATCTGAACAGTTTGCGTCCAGCTGAGGCGGTGCGCAGGGTAATAGAGCCTGCACTTTTCCGTATTGTAGTTCTGAATGGCTTCAGCCACCCACTCCACAATTTCCATGTCACCCGTACGTGACAGGATGTAATAATAAAGGGCGCTGTAATAATCTCCGGCAAGTACGGTAAGCTGACTTTTCTTTATGGCATCTGCCTCACCCGGTAATGTAACAGCCATCTTATCATGTGTTTTTAATCCTGTCTCGGCAATCATGACACTTTTCGTGCATTTTTCCGGTTGTTCTGTACGTTTCTGATAACTGAACAGGAAATAATAAATCAACACTTTATCCTGGTCAATCTCTGGCCGGGATAAATAGCTGTCGACATATGGATGACTCAGGTCATGCTTCAGTTCACTCAGCAAAACTCCGATCCGGTTTGTATCAAGCATGGTACTCCCCCATTCCATGTACATTCTAAAATGAGTCATCTGATCATTCAGAATGGATCGTCCCGTGTTTTGTCTGAATCATTGCTTTTCCGTGAACCTTAATTGCTGAGGTATGTTCGGTGAATTGGGCGATCATCACTTCCCCCTGGTCCAGTTTTTCAGTGTGAAAGAATCGTGTCTCAGCCCCTCTTGTCAGGCCAATCACATTCACTCCGTCCTCTTCGGCTTTCACAACAAAATAATCACCCAGAACTTCCTCGTTCCTGATGTCCAAGATAAACACCTTCTCTTCTGAAAAATTCGCTCAAATAATATCGATTGATGCAAAAGTGACCGTTTTTATATGAATGGCAAACTTCAGATGTTATCCATTTAAACTGCTCACACATACGGCAGAAAGCCATCGTGCGACCGCTTCCACCAGGCACACAGGACAAGTTCTAAAGCGGAACAGGCAGCACCTGTTTCCATCTTTTCATGCGCCGCTGTATTATCGGACCTGCTCAGTCCGGATGAACGAAATTTGATTGCTGTCACTCATTAGAAAATTCTAGCATATAAAAACAGCAAATGTAAAGAAAACGGCATCATTCGTATGTAACCAGGTTTCTACATAAACTTTGTAAAAAAGGACCATCTTTGCGATGGCCCCCTCTCTCACGTCCTATGTATCCATCAGATCATTGGACGGCTTCTTTCAATGCCTTACCAGGCTTAAATGCCGGAACTTTGCTTGCTTTGATTTCGATTTCCTCACCAGTCTGAGGATTGCGGCCCTTTCGAGCTGCACGCTCACGAACTTCAAAGTTGCCAAATCCGATTAATTGAACTTTGCTTCCATCTTTTAATACATCTGCAATGGTTGACAGAACAGAATCAACAGCTTTAGTTGCATCCTTCTTGGATAATTCTGCGGATTCTGCTACAGCAGAAATCAATTCAGTCTTATTCAACACTTTCACCTCCTTAAAAAGGAATCAAGTTCCTTTTTGTGCTGGAAGAAACATCAACAACGCTTATATTATACGATGTGATGGAATAATTCAACAGCTTTTATTAAAATATTACCATATTTGAACGCTTTTAACCCCGGCAAGGTAAAAAACATGTACTTTCAACCATTCCATAGTTTCACCGTCTATTTCTCACACAGGAATGAGCAAAATAAAAAGCTCCGTTTCCGGAGCCTCTGACAGATCGTTCAGCTGTCCTACAGGATAATAGCGATCAGTCCGCCCGATCCCTCGTTTATTATCCGTTCAAGCGTTTCTTTGAGTTTATATCGTGCATTTTCGGGCATTAAGGCGAGCTTGGCAGATATGCCTTCACGTACAATAGAATTCAGTGACCGGCCGAATATATCTGAGTTCCATATGGACAGCGGATCATCTTCAAAATCCTGCATCAGATATCGAACCAGTTCTTCACTTTGCTTCTCGGTTCCGATAATCGGTGCAAATTCAGACTCCACATCCACCTTAATCATATGAATTGAAGGGGCAACTGCCTTCAGACGGACACCAAAACGTGATCCCTGCCGGATAATTTCCGGCTCATCGAGGCTCATATCATTAATCGATGGGGCAGCAATACCGTAACCGGTCTGTTTTACCATTTTAAGAGCTTCAGACACCTGATCATACTCTCTTTTGGCATGAACGAAATCCTGCATCAGCTGCAGAAGGTGATCTTTACCTCTGATTTCGACGCCGACGACTTCCTTCAGAACCTGGTCATACAGGTTATCCGGGGCATGAAGGTCAATTTCCGCTGTTCCCTTCCCCATCTCAATGCCGGAAAGCTGTGCATTTTCGATAAAGTCATATTCTCCGAATGTACCCACAACGCGATCAACATCACGAAGACGTTTAATATCTTTAACCGTATCCTTTACCGCGTCTTCATAACTCTGTCTCAGCCAGTGATCTTCCTTCAGCACCATCACCCAGCTCGGCAGGTTGACATTAACCTCCAGAACCGGGAACTCGAACAACGTTTCTCGAAGAATATTGTTGATATCATGCTCGCTCATATTCTCAACACTTTGTGAGAGAACCGGGATGTCATACTTCTCAGACAGATCTCTGCGTAATGCTTCTGTCTCAGGGTGGAACGGATGAGATGAATTAATGATCAGGATAAAAGGTTTGCCCACTTCTTTCAGCTCGTCGACAATTCGTTCTTCAGCCTCTACATAGTCCTCTCTCCCGATTTCTCCAATAGATCCATCAGTTGTGATCACAACACCCAGTGTCGAGTGTTCCTGAATCACTTTTCTTGTTCCAATCTCCGCTGCTTCCTGAAATGGGATCGGTTCGTCATACCACGGCGTATGAACCATCCTGGGCCCGTTCTCATCTTCAAAACCTTTTGCTCCCTTAACTGCATAGCCCACGCAGTCCACGACACGGATATTGACCTCAAGCCCTTCTTCTACGGTCACAGTCACCGCATGATTTGGGACAAATTTTGGCTCAGTAGTCATGATCTGCTTACCGGCAGCACTCTGTGGCAGCTCATCCTGAGCACGTACACGATCTGCCTCATTATCAATGTTCGGCAGAACGACCAGTTCCATAAACTTTTTGATAAAAGTTGATTTACCCGTTCGGACCGCTCCGACGACTCCAAGATAGATATCTCCGCCGGTTCTTTCAGCGATGTCTTTAAAGATGTCCACTCGTTCCAGTTTTTCTAAAGTTTGCACCCTCCCGCTCCTCCTTCTGTCGATGACTCTCCGTGATAGTTCTATGCATATGAATTTGTCCATCGATTATGCCAAGAAATTCATCACGGACCGAAGAAGTGAGGCGGTCATGTGCATGAAGAATGAAGAAAAGCCGGCCGACTTTTATACGTCGAAAGGCACCGCGGGAACTTCTTTTTTCTGAACCTCTTCCCCGCAAAAGTTTTATACTTTCTTAAAGTATGAATAAAGGCACAGTTAAAATGATCGGCAGATGGAAACGCCGCAAAAAAAGAAGGGGAAAACATGGAATGTTTTCTCCCCGGGTTTGACTAAGCCCTTCCACGCCATTCAGCTCTCACAGAAAAATTGACACACGCTATAGCTTATGCTAATCCTGCCCGGCATGTCGCTGACTCCGGCCCATTGTTACCTGTTCTGGCCGAATAATTTCGATAGTGTCGACAAATTGCCGGGTACATTGCCCGAAGTAATCGCTTTAACGAGTGCATCCTCTTTTTCCTTCGTTACTGCTACTCCGGCGGTCTTCCCGATCCGGTTAATCAGCTGCCGTACGACTTCGGGATTGCTGAAATCTGCGTTTGATACAGAATTTGCAATGTTTACAATATCCTCTTTCTTAACTTGAGTCTTTTTTTCAATGTTATCAAAGAATGAATGATTCGGATCCACTGAACGTCCTCCTTTACCCCGCTTTCTTTATATCGTATGCGCGAGAGGAGGTCATGTGCTCATTGCTCACGTTCTTCCGGCCTGCGATCTGGCAGGCTGTTATAAATGGCAGCGATCTCATCTTTCTTGTCACGGCCCATTAATTCATCCACAGCCTCTTTCGGATCTTTTCCTTCGAAAAGGACATTGAATATTTCCACAGTGATCGGCATCTCCACATGTTCTTTTTTCGAAAGGGTATAGGCGGCCTCAGCTGTACGTACGCCTTCGACAACCATTCCCATATGATCCAGGATCTCCTGAAGTTTCTTTCCCTTTCCCAGCATATTCCCTGCCCGCCAGTTCCTGCTGTGTTTGCTCGTACAGGTGACAATCAGATCACCCATGCCTGTCAGGCCGATGAAGGTAAGCGGGTGTGCTCCCAGTTTCGTTCCAAGTCTTGAAATTTCTGCAAGGCCTCTGGTAATCAGAGCTGCTTTCGCATTATCTCCATAACCGAGGCCATCTGAAATGCCTGCGCCAAGAGCAATAATGTTTTTCAATGCGCCGCCAATTTCAACACCGATGACATCTTCGTTGGTGTAGACACGAAAATAGGAATTAAAAAACAAATCCTGAACATGTTTTGCTGCCTCCGCACTGTCTGAAGCTACGGAAACGGTCGTCGGATGGCGAAGCGCTACCTCTTCGGCATGACTCGGACCGGAAAGAACAACAATTG from the Sporolactobacillus sp. Y61 genome contains:
- the mtrB gene encoding trp RNA-binding attenuation protein MtrB; this encodes MDIRNEEVLGDYFVVKAEEDGVNVIGLTRGAETRFFHTEKLDQGEVMIAQFTEHTSAIKVHGKAMIQTKHGTIHSE
- a CDS encoding heptaprenyl diphosphate synthase component 1 is translated as MLDTNRIGVLLSELKHDLSHPYVDSYLSRPEIDQDKVLIYYFLFSYQKRTEQPEKCTKSVMIAETGLKTHDKMAVTLPGEADAIKKSQLTVLAGDYYSALYYYILSRTGDMEIVEWVAEAIQNYNTEKCRLYYPAHRLSWTQTVQILARIESALISHVAAKLGYDWLVPALSDFFLCKLLSKNDMLQQKNGYDSFLFRFLSDHITDDRAVLRQLMNEEIKRAEARFNERIKRSMIPGGGFSDLITDLSSRLNTICRCTAGEE
- a CDS encoding polyprenyl synthetase family protein; its protein translation is MVLGQIYAGTKKELKTIEKYLEMALEAPHPLLHEAGLELLRAGGKRIRPMLALMASRYGDPGRHEVSVSAVMLELIHMASLVHDDVVDNSELRRGRPTVKAKWDNRVAIFTGDYIFACAIKLISAFDHPEAHRQISRVIRDLSLGEIDQIRHLRNWKQNLRTYLRRIKRKTAILMALSCQLGAMAAGCDTSLSRKLYYYGYFLGMSYQITDDILDFVGNERQLGKPAGSDLRNGNITLPVFYALRNPELHDAIVSVLTEAEPSDDDWDDVIGKIRDSQAIEEAQSLSDRYLRKAEGILDELPDQKVTGLLREMTAYVGERKY
- a CDS encoding HU family DNA-binding protein; the protein is MNKTELISAVAESAELSKKDATKAVDSVLSTIADVLKDGSKVQLIGFGNFEVRERAARKGRNPQTGEEIEIKASKVPAFKPGKALKEAVQ
- a CDS encoding protein-glutamate O-methyltransferase CheR, which gives rise to MKQAADPDYEQFKNLFLQLTGINLVYYKEEQMRRRLSTLRAKRGFSSFVRYFYALQQSEKLLNECLNRITINVTEFFRNRPRWAVLEQRISRLAAERSRLNVWSAACSTGEEAYSLVILLKKYLPDHAFHITATDIDRDVLQKASEGQYPSTALKELSAKERRAYFTQNGMTCTVNHSMKKSIRFYQNNLLSDPAPGTFDLIVCRNVLIYFTEEGKRLIYPKLSGALRKDGLLFVGSTEQIFHPEHYLLRPAETFFYEKMQ
- the trpB gene encoding tryptophan synthase subunit beta, which codes for MLKQPQTETMKPINRKGRYGKFGGQYVPETLMHALLELEKGFNEAIHDSHFLEKYHQILQEYSGRPTPVTLCRRLSAATGGAKIYLKREDLNHTGAHKINNAVGQALLARRMGKKNMIAETGAGQHGVATATVAAYFGMPCKVFMGATDVERQALNVFRMRLLGAEVVSVSNGNGTLKDAINEALRYWAAHVEDTAYIDGSVVGPHPYPMIVRDFQRIIGDEARKQMMDMTGRLPDAACACVGGGSNAMGLFTAFLKDKVKLYGAEAGGKGTETGEHAATLTKGSLGVIHGAMTYLLQDKNGQITEPYSISAGLDYPGIGPEHAFLRDSGRAHYEAITDDEAIDALLKLSKYEGILPAIESAHGLALAMKVARKMDRSQSILVCLSGRGDKDVHTVWHVLEKRKSERGLEE
- a CDS encoding demethylmenaquinone methyltransferase — encoded protein: MNEQDQKHKKVHQVFQTIYRKYDTMNSLISFNRHKTWRKIADEAVAAESGSTCIDVCCGTGDWTMQLAEDVGKNGHVIGLDFSDNMLKVARSKIMATQLENITLVNGDAMAIPYEDSQFDRATIGFGLRNVPDYLTVLREIRRVLKPGGVLVCLETSKPNIPVYRQLYFFYFKYVMPLLGKLFAGSYKEYAWLNESTMKFPDRDTLARLFYEAGFTHVTIRSLMGGIAAIHRAEKPDEG
- the spoIVA gene encoding stage IV sporulation protein A, with protein sequence MERVDIFKDIAERTGGDIYLGVVGAVRTGKSTFIKKFMELVVLPNIDNEADRVRAQDELPQSAAGKQIMTTEPKFVPNHAVTVTVEEGLEVNIRVVDCVGYAVKGAKGFEDENGPRMVHTPWYDEPIPFQEAAEIGTRKVIQEHSTLGVVITTDGSIGEIGREDYVEAEERIVDELKEVGKPFILIINSSHPFHPETEALRRDLSEKYDIPVLSQSVENMSEHDINNILRETLFEFPVLEVNVNLPSWVMVLKEDHWLRQSYEDAVKDTVKDIKRLRDVDRVVGTFGEYDFIENAQLSGIEMGKGTAEIDLHAPDNLYDQVLKEVVGVEIRGKDHLLQLMQDFVHAKREYDQVSEALKMVKQTGYGIAAPSINDMSLDEPEIIRQGSRFGVRLKAVAPSIHMIKVDVESEFAPIIGTEKQSEELVRYLMQDFEDDPLSIWNSDIFGRSLNSIVREGISAKLALMPENARYKLKETLERIINEGSGGLIAIIL
- the trpC gene encoding indole-3-glycerol phosphate synthase TrpC; translated protein: MHEDFLGKIMTTKKEELSRFQMPERLIRRKKRSLKKALGHPRHALGLIAEVKQASPSKGFFRKQLDPDAIARSYEQAGADAISVLTDQTYFHGSLENLVKVVQSVSLPVLRKDFIIDDRQIEEADRAGADAILLIAAALDPNQLHEFYLAAQERHIECLVEVHRPEEADAVLSLFTPEIMGANNRNLKTFKTDLTVTEQIRKLIPDDVIFIAESGVRRADDVNYLKMCGADAALVGETLIRAHSPSDKIRDLFGGEVSDIAPST
- a CDS encoding stage VI sporulation protein F — protein: MDPNHSFFDNIEKKTQVKKEDIVNIANSVSNADFSNPEVVRQLINRIGKTAGVAVTKEKEDALVKAITSGNVPGNLSTLSKLFGQNR
- the ndk gene encoding nucleoside-diphosphate kinase produces the protein MERTFLMIKPDAVRRGLIGQIIARFEAKGFKMVAGKLMNISDELVRKHYKEHEGRPFYQDLITFMTSGPVFAMVWEGDNIIKLSRLMMGTTDPEEATPGSIRGDFATKVNRNVIHGSDSSESASREIHLFFSEKELVTY
- a CDS encoding phosphoribosylanthranilate isomerase encodes the protein MQSRADFIGFIFTVRSERVVQAPEVSRWLKELGDSGGKKLVGVFADDSIEKISDVLGYVALDVIQLHGHESPRETADIRRTTGVSVWKTIHHGPDTVEMMHSYSGMVDGFVIDTKVKGMMGGTGKTFDWNSVPAYEAEAKEQHVPCLIAGGVKPENIQHLLAFQPSGIDISSGIESHFRKDCHLMRKIEEKVWINDAQTASD